CCCCTTTCTCCCCCTCAAGGAGCAGTTCATCCTCGATGCCGTGGTGAACACGGTCCCCAAAAAAGTTCTCGCGATCAACCAGAAGGCTTTTGCGGCAGGCAGGGCTCAGAAGAAGTAACACGGGGTCAGTTGGATAGCGACTTTTTCCCCGCATGCTGCAACACCCGCGGCGGGCGCACGAGGTCTACGCTTTGCGTGCAAGCTTCGACCGCTCGGCGACGAAGGTTTCGAGCGCGATCCGGTCCTCGCCCGAGATCTTGGCGAACTTGACGCCATACCGGTTCACACCGGCTCCTTTGTCCCCATCAATGGTCCGGACAATCTCCCCCTTGGTTTGAATCCGTGTCCCCGTCGGCAAACAGAACGTGCAGGTGAGCTTCTTCCCCTTCGGGAGGGGCCTGTCGGTCTCGATGAGCATGCCCGTGGCGCTGATGTCCTGGGACTTGCAGAAGAAGGCCGAGTCCCCCATCGCGCCCTCGACCGCAACGCTGATCAGCACGCGGAATGTCTCGCGCGTCGCGATCTCGAGCAGCTGCTGGGCCCGCGCCAGGAGGAGGGTCGGGTTCACGGGGCGGAGGATGACCGCGCTCGGATTGCACCGGGAACAGTGCTCGATGGCTGCCGGAGTGTTG
This sequence is a window from Nitrospirota bacterium. Protein-coding genes within it:
- a CDS encoding PilZ domain-containing protein, which codes for MKKVLIAQELHGMLPPGGSFLHRSDIRIIPASSNDELLSLHRAEHADLIVTHLDLPGMNIEQLASLIAKDPALRTVQLLLVCANTPAAIEHCSRCNPSAVILRPVNPTLLLARAQQLLEIATRETFRVLISVAVEGAMGDSAFFCKSQDISATGMLIETDRPLPKGKKLTCTFCLPTGTRIQTKGEIVRTIDGDKGAGVNRYGVKFAKISGEDRIALETFVAERSKLARKA